In Hermetia illucens chromosome 1, iHerIll2.2.curated.20191125, whole genome shotgun sequence, one genomic interval encodes:
- the LOC119658741 gene encoding beta-1,4-glucuronyltransferase 1 yields MNEANEYFCVMIVAKCLAHPIRVVSTLCVLILTTYNVILTLRFLHLPGCRDSDQQIRLIPDLPKDTATIPKAPQITTPTCVYQQYQLSDDLTANGEKTAFSDIDFNTGRWDNQRLYKYFDFAIVGEKFSELSEQFAVCLATQSSLERLDSLVQVADHWTGPISVAVFAAGDDEFQLLQLYVTYLRKCFPAVRENVSFHLAFPKARLPTINRWAKHLFRSNICDRPDIVLKRLVRRRSSETEKWRIKNLYPQNHLRNLARKGCQSDNVFLTDVDIIPSYNFTENLDKFLRNVKCTKLCAYVIPTYEIDLRVRFPSSKDDLLRLVKKGLARPFHQKVFIYNQYATNFSRWQSDKSIPGKEDETHISHTVTNFEFLYEPFYVADDKVPPHDERFIGYGFTRNSQVYEMFVAGYTFKVLSPIFTCHWGLQVKKTRPDWREQQNNANRKKFDTFKREILVRYKKDQSKLFPKKTNKNV; encoded by the exons ATGAACGAAGCCAATGAATACTTTTGCGTTATGATTGTTGCAAAGTGTCTG GCACATCCCATCCGAGTTGTAAGCACTCTTTGCGTCCTCATTCTGACAACGTACAACGTAATTTTGACATTGCGTTTCCTGCACTTGCCAGGCTGCAGGGATTCAGACCAGCAGATCCGCCTGATTCCAGACCTACCGAAAGACACAGCAACCATTCCCAAAGCTCCACAAATCACAACACCTACCTGCGTCTACCAACAATATCAGCTATCTGATGATTTGACAGCGAACGGAGAGAAAACCGCCTTTTCGGACATTGATTTCAATACAGGAAGGTGGGATAATCAGCGACTCTACAAGTACTTCGATTTCGCCATTGTTGGTGAGAAATTCAGTGAACTCAGCGAACAGTTTGCGGTATGCCTTGCAACACAAAGTTCGCTGGAGCGGCTCGACTCACTTGTACAGGTGGCCGACCATTGGACTGGCCCTATATCTGTGGCCGTCTTTGCAGCTGGAGACGATGAGTTCCAACTGTTGCAGCTTTATGTGACCTATCTGCGAAAATGCTTCCCAGCCGTTCGTGAAAACGTGAGTTTTCATTTGGCCTTTCCAAAGGCACGACTGCCAACGATAAACCGCTGGGCTAAGCATTTATTTCGCTCGAACATATGCGATAGGCCGGACATAGTACTGAAAAGGCTAGTAAGGAGGCGATCAAGTGAAACTGAGAAATGGCGGATCAAAAATCTGTATCCGCAGAATCATCTGCGCAACTTGGCGAGAAAAGGCTGCCAAAGTGATAATGTATTTTTAACTGATGTAGATATTATACCGAGTTATAATTTTACCGAAAATTTGGATAAATTTTTACGTAATGTGAAATGTACAAAACTATGTGCCTACGTGATACCGACGTATGAAATTGATTTGCGTGTACGATTCCCAAGCAGTAAAGACGACTTACTGAGGCTGGTGAAGAAGGGGCTGGCCCGACCTTTCCATCAAAAGGTCTTCATCTACAATCAATATGCCACGAATTTTTCAAG GTGGCAAAGCGATAAGTCTATCCCGGGGAAGGAGGATGAAACTCATATAAGTCATACAGTAACAAACTTTGAATTTTTATACGAACCGTTTTATGTTGCTGATGATAAGGTGCCCCCTCACGATGAACGATTCATAGGATATGGATTTACAAGAAATTCGCAG GTATATGAGATGTTCGTTGCTGGCTACACCTTCAAGGTTCTATCGCCAATCTTCACATGTCATTGGGGCTTGCAGGTGAAGAAGACGCGTCCTGACTGGAGAGAGCAACAAAATAATGCAAACCGCAAAAAATTTGATACTTTCAAAAGGGAAATTCTGGTCCGATATAAAAAAGATCAATCAAAATTGTTCccaaagaaaacaaataaaaatgtttaa